The Prevotella fusca JCM 17724 genome includes a window with the following:
- a CDS encoding golvesin C-terminal-like domain-containing protein, whose protein sequence is MKIKLLCTALAALSFMNTYAQTGKPTWGKTNYDDAPWVKNVSRPNEITEGLQNKHLSLWSSHGRYYDAKKGGWKWQRPTLFCTTEDLYTQTIVLPYLIPMLEKAGAIVFTPRERDWQKNEVIVDNDNRSNYKEESLKKKWESTSTPGFALHYGSYRDGENPFTAGTARQVKARKRKSKISSVVYQPTIPQSGRYAVYVSYQTQKKSVDDAEYIVFHKGQETHFRVNQRMGGGTWVYLGTFDFDKGNSINNSVVLTNHSSHRGVVTTDAVRFGGGMGNIVRGGTVSGLPRFLEGARYSAQWAGAPWNVVSKSNGSNDYNDDINCRSLMTNWLAGGSCYLPSKKDGKKVPIELTLAVHSDAGVKADGSFVGTLGICTTQEGNSTLGNGLSRKASKTFAEQLVANVKKDLDRAFHMNWTTRSVWDRNYSETRMPEVPSAIIETLSHQNFPDIKLGQDPNFKFTFARSIYKTILKYEANMHGKRYTVQPLAPNSFKIEYVSSKKVRLQWKPTTDANETTATPTSYNVYVAIGSQGFDNGVNVRNPHYEMELQSGVVYNFKVTACNRGGESFPTETLSALRNEGANKTILIVNAFYRLSSPAVVNTGSEQGFDFEADPGLSYGPVAGWSGRQANFNKAMMGKEGPNALGYGGEELVGKIIAGNDFNYVKEHAEALRHAGRYNVVSCSSKTVENGEVNLSKYALVDLLLGNEKNDGYSLYYYKTFKPALRQQVTKYLNGRGKLFVSGSYLASDMQGSDEQDWLRNNLKIMYDGANTDNYNPIVSGMGMSFDVYRTVNEQHYGAYTPDNILPADNAFSVLTYSDGHTAGVAYKGTDNCVFTLSFPFECIKDAATRNSIMKGIVSYMMSK, encoded by the coding sequence ATGAAGATAAAACTGCTGTGTACCGCACTTGCTGCATTGTCGTTTATGAACACTTATGCACAGACGGGTAAGCCAACATGGGGAAAGACTAACTATGATGATGCTCCATGGGTGAAAAATGTGTCTCGACCAAATGAAATTACAGAGGGACTGCAGAACAAGCATCTCTCTCTTTGGTCATCGCATGGTAGATATTATGATGCTAAGAAAGGTGGATGGAAGTGGCAACGCCCTACTCTATTCTGTACGACAGAAGACCTTTACACGCAGACAATAGTCCTCCCTTACCTTATACCTATGCTTGAAAAAGCTGGTGCCATCGTCTTTACTCCACGTGAGAGGGATTGGCAGAAGAATGAGGTAATCGTTGACAATGACAATCGCAGCAACTACAAGGAAGAGAGCCTGAAGAAAAAATGGGAGAGCACATCCACTCCAGGCTTCGCCTTGCATTATGGCTCTTACAGGGATGGTGAGAATCCATTTACTGCCGGTACAGCCCGACAGGTAAAGGCAAGGAAACGTAAAAGCAAGATAAGCTCTGTGGTCTATCAACCGACAATCCCCCAGAGTGGACGTTATGCAGTATATGTAAGCTACCAGACGCAGAAGAAAAGTGTGGATGATGCAGAGTATATCGTATTCCACAAAGGACAGGAAACGCACTTCCGTGTGAACCAGCGTATGGGTGGTGGCACATGGGTTTACCTTGGTACTTTTGATTTTGACAAAGGAAACAGTATCAACAACTCTGTTGTGCTTACCAACCACAGTTCTCACAGAGGTGTTGTCACTACTGATGCTGTACGTTTCGGCGGCGGTATGGGTAATATTGTACGTGGCGGCACTGTCAGTGGACTGCCCCGTTTCCTTGAAGGGGCAAGATACTCAGCACAATGGGCTGGTGCACCTTGGAATGTGGTCAGCAAGAGTAACGGTTCAAACGATTATAATGATGATATTAACTGCCGTTCATTGATGACAAACTGGCTGGCAGGTGGTTCCTGTTACCTTCCAAGCAAGAAAGACGGAAAGAAAGTACCTATCGAACTAACGTTAGCTGTACATAGTGATGCTGGTGTAAAGGCAGACGGCAGCTTCGTAGGTACATTGGGCATCTGTACGACACAGGAAGGCAACAGTACTTTGGGAAACGGTCTTTCACGTAAGGCTTCAAAGACATTTGCAGAGCAGTTAGTTGCCAATGTAAAGAAAGACTTGGACAGAGCCTTCCACATGAACTGGACAACACGTTCCGTATGGGATCGCAACTATAGCGAAACGAGAATGCCTGAAGTTCCATCAGCCATCATAGAGACGCTTTCTCATCAGAACTTCCCGGATATTAAGTTGGGACAGGACCCTAACTTCAAGTTTACATTTGCACGTTCTATCTATAAGACAATCTTGAAGTATGAAGCAAACATGCACGGCAAACGATACACCGTCCAACCACTTGCTCCGAACAGCTTCAAGATAGAGTATGTATCATCAAAGAAGGTGCGACTGCAGTGGAAGCCTACTACTGACGCCAATGAGACAACTGCAACGCCGACATCATATAACGTCTATGTGGCAATAGGTTCACAAGGCTTTGACAACGGAGTGAATGTGCGTAACCCACATTATGAAATGGAACTACAATCAGGGGTAGTCTATAATTTTAAGGTGACAGCCTGCAACCGTGGTGGAGAGAGTTTCCCGACAGAAACCCTTTCGGCTTTACGTAATGAGGGGGCAAACAAGACAATTCTTATTGTCAATGCCTTTTATCGCCTTTCTTCCCCTGCTGTTGTCAATACAGGTTCGGAACAGGGTTTTGACTTTGAGGCTGACCCAGGACTCAGCTATGGACCTGTTGCTGGATGGTCGGGAAGACAAGCCAACTTCAACAAGGCAATGATGGGCAAGGAAGGTCCTAACGCCTTAGGTTATGGCGGTGAGGAACTTGTAGGTAAAATAATTGCCGGCAATGATTTCAACTACGTCAAAGAGCATGCAGAAGCCCTGCGCCATGCAGGCAGATATAATGTAGTCAGCTGTAGCAGCAAGACTGTAGAAAATGGTGAGGTGAACTTATCCAAATATGCTTTGGTTGACTTGCTCCTCGGCAATGAGAAGAACGACGGGTATAGCTTGTATTATTACAAGACGTTCAAGCCGGCACTCCGCCAGCAAGTTACGAAATATCTGAATGGTCGTGGAAAACTGTTTGTAAGCGGTTCTTATCTTGCATCAGACATGCAAGGCAGCGACGAACAGGATTGGTTAAGAAACAACCTCAAAATAATGTATGATGGTGCCAACACTGACAATTACAATCCTATTGTCAGCGGAATGGGAATGTCATTCGATGTCTATCGCACTGTTAATGAGCAGCATTACGGTGCTTATACACCTGATAACATTCTGCCTGCCGACAATGCCTTCAGCGTATTGACCTATTCTGACGGACACACTGCAGGGGTGGCTTACAAAGGTACTGATAACTGCGTATTCACGCTGTCATTTCCCTTCGAGTGTATCAAGGACGCTGCCACACGTAACAGCATTATGAAGGGTATTGTCAGTTATATGATGAGTAAATGA
- a CDS encoding 1-acyl-sn-glycerol-3-phosphate acyltransferase translates to MLQAFSKWLLYSFMGWKKDVRFTLPDKAIICLAPHTSNRDFLIGQLYARAERQRSNFLMKKEWFFWPLGLIFRKLGGIPVWRDKHTSMTDRLANYAIKADWFQLCITPEGTRSLNPEWKKGFYYIALKAQLPIYLYGLDYEKKLIQCSKIITPSGNLEQDMKEIKLYFKDFKGKHPELFTIGELEK, encoded by the coding sequence ATGTTACAGGCTTTCTCTAAGTGGCTTCTTTATAGTTTTATGGGGTGGAAGAAGGATGTCAGGTTTACATTACCTGACAAGGCTATCATTTGCCTTGCACCTCATACGAGCAATCGTGATTTCCTGATTGGTCAGCTTTATGCAAGAGCAGAACGGCAAAGGAGTAACTTCCTTATGAAGAAGGAATGGTTTTTCTGGCCGCTTGGTCTTATCTTCCGTAAACTCGGAGGAATCCCGGTGTGGCGTGACAAGCATACGAGTATGACCGACAGATTAGCCAACTATGCCATAAAGGCAGACTGGTTTCAGCTTTGTATCACCCCCGAAGGGACCCGAAGTCTTAACCCGGAATGGAAGAAGGGCTTTTATTACATTGCACTGAAAGCACAGCTACCCATCTACCTTTACGGCTTAGACTATGAAAAGAAGCTGATTCAGTGCTCCAAGATAATAACGCCATCAGGCAACCTGGAACAGGACATGAAGGAAATCAAACTGTATTTCAAGGACTTTAAGGGTAAACATCCTGAACTGTTTACGATAGGAGAATTAGAGAAATAA
- a CDS encoding diphosphate--fructose-6-phosphate 1-phosphotransferase, giving the protein MEISALQKERASYQPKLPKALQGAVKVKEGAPTQSVDNQEDIKKLFPNTYGMPLVEFEPADSANNAKMNVGVILSGGQAPGGHNVISGLFDEIKKLNPENRLYGFLMGPGGLVDHDYIEITAENLQAYRNTGGFDMIGSGRTKLEKESQFEKGLEIIRELDIKAVVIIGGDDSNTNACVLAEYYAAKQYGVQVIGCPKTIDGDLKNDQIETSFGFDTATKTYSELIGNIERDCNSARKYWHFIKLMGRSASHIALECALQTQPNICLISEEIEAKDQTLNDIVEYIAGVVAHRSAQGNDFGVVLIPEGLIEFVPAIGRLIQELNDLLAAHGADYMDLDKDEQRNYILAHLSAENKTTFETLPEGVARQLSLDRDPHGNVQVSLIETEKLISEMVAAKLDQWKQEGKFVGNFAPQHHFFGYEGRCAAPSNFDADYCYALGSSAAQLIANGKTGYMAIVKNTTAGTDQWKAGGVPITMMMNMEKRNGEMKPVIRKALVELDGAPFKAFAAQRETWAKETSYIYPGPIQYWGSSSVCDQTTMTLELEQAK; this is encoded by the coding sequence ATGGAAATTAGCGCATTGCAGAAGGAAAGAGCAAGTTATCAGCCTAAGTTGCCTAAAGCTCTTCAGGGTGCAGTAAAGGTGAAGGAAGGAGCTCCTACACAAAGTGTTGACAATCAGGAGGATATCAAGAAGTTGTTCCCTAATACATACGGAATGCCTCTCGTTGAGTTTGAGCCAGCTGACTCAGCTAACAATGCCAAGATGAATGTTGGTGTTATTCTCTCAGGTGGTCAGGCACCTGGTGGTCACAACGTTATCTCTGGTCTTTTTGATGAGATTAAGAAGTTGAATCCTGAGAACCGTCTTTATGGTTTCCTTATGGGTCCAGGTGGTCTTGTTGACCATGACTATATCGAGATTACTGCAGAGAACCTTCAGGCTTACCGTAATACTGGTGGTTTTGACATGATTGGTTCTGGTAGAACCAAACTGGAGAAGGAGAGTCAGTTCGAGAAGGGTCTTGAGATTATCCGTGAGTTGGATATCAAGGCTGTTGTAATCATCGGTGGTGACGACTCTAATACCAATGCTTGTGTGTTGGCTGAGTACTATGCAGCTAAACAGTATGGTGTACAGGTTATCGGTTGTCCTAAGACGATTGACGGTGACTTGAAGAACGACCAGATTGAGACTTCATTCGGTTTTGATACAGCCACCAAGACCTACTCAGAGCTGATTGGTAACATCGAGCGTGACTGTAACTCTGCCCGTAAATACTGGCACTTCATTAAGTTGATGGGTCGTTCTGCTTCTCACATCGCCCTTGAGTGTGCTTTGCAGACCCAGCCAAACATCTGCTTGATTTCCGAGGAGATTGAGGCTAAGGACCAGACATTGAACGATATCGTTGAGTACATCGCTGGTGTTGTCGCTCATCGTTCAGCACAGGGCAACGATTTCGGTGTCGTTCTGATTCCAGAAGGTCTTATCGAGTTTGTTCCTGCTATTGGTCGTCTGATTCAGGAGTTGAACGACTTGTTGGCTGCTCACGGTGCAGACTACATGGATCTTGATAAGGATGAACAGAGAAACTATATCCTTGCACATCTGTCTGCAGAGAATAAGACTACTTTTGAGACTCTTCCAGAGGGTGTTGCACGCCAGCTTTCACTTGACCGTGACCCACATGGTAACGTACAGGTTTCTCTCATTGAGACTGAAAAGCTCATCTCTGAAATGGTCGCTGCCAAACTTGACCAGTGGAAGCAGGAAGGTAAGTTCGTTGGCAATTTCGCTCCTCAGCATCACTTCTTCGGTTATGAGGGTCGCTGTGCAGCTCCTTCTAACTTCGATGCAGACTACTGCTATGCACTCGGTTCATCAGCAGCTCAACTGATTGCTAACGGCAAGACCGGTTATATGGCAATTGTCAAGAACACAACAGCTGGTACTGACCAATGGAAGGCAGGAGGTGTGCCAATCACAATGATGATGAACATGGAGAAGCGTAACGGTGAGATGAAGCCTGTTATCCGCAAGGCTCTCGTTGAGCTTGACGGTGCTCCGTTCAAGGCTTTTGCTGCACAGCGTGAGACATGGGCAAAGGAAACCAGCTACATTTATCCTGGTCCTATCCAGTACTGGGGCTCTTCTTCAGTATGTGACCAGACTACTATGACGCTCGAGTTGGAGCAGGCTAAGTAA
- a CDS encoding YgiQ family radical SAM protein, whose protein sequence is MSSQKQNTKKTKQNTRTAIQNTKSASPAQRKNWENASGKEEKITKPSRFQLTDFLPTTKKEVELRGWEQLDIILFSGDAYIDHPAFGAAVIGRTLEAAGYKVAIVPQPDWHGDFRDFKKLGRPRLYFGISPGAMDSMVNKYTANRRLRSEDAYSPDGRHDLRPEYPSIVYANILKQLYPDVPIILGGIEASLRRLTHYDYWKDCLRKCILCDARADTIIYGMGEKQVVSIAKELENGVNIKDLKYIPQTVYLCKETEIPDGIKEDDIVLHSHESCLHNKKYQAENFKHIEEESNKKHAQRILQAVDNVYAVVNPPYPTMTTEEVDAAYDLPYTREPHPKYHGKTIPAYEMIKHSVNIHRGCFGGCAFCTISAHQGKFISCRSKESILKEVKKVIEMPDFKGYLSDLGGPSANMYGMAGKNQKACEHCKRPSCVNPEICPNLETDHTKLLEIYHAVDNLPGIKKSFIGSGVRYDLLLHKSKDEKSNEAARQYTRELITRHVSGRLKVAPEHTSDRVLKLMRKPSFQQFYAFKKIFDRINREENMRQQIIPYFISSHPGCHEEDMAELAVLTKDLDFHLEQVQDFTPTPMTVSTEAWYTGYDPYTLEPIFSAKTPKEKLAQRQFFFWYKPETRPDIERELKRIGRSDLIAKLYNNIPKHHPRAVYDPKAIGSSPGITHKKCKGREEQPSDIRRKTAKHNGKQPKSFNPSFSGNHRRRQK, encoded by the coding sequence TTGAGTTCACAAAAGCAAAATACAAAAAAAACAAAGCAGAATACAAGAACTGCAATACAGAATACAAAATCTGCATCTCCTGCCCAACGAAAAAACTGGGAGAATGCTTCTGGGAAAGAAGAGAAGATAACTAAGCCTTCAAGATTCCAACTGACCGACTTCCTTCCAACAACAAAGAAAGAAGTGGAACTGCGTGGATGGGAACAGCTTGATATCATCCTCTTTTCCGGCGACGCCTATATTGACCATCCTGCCTTTGGTGCAGCTGTCATCGGAAGAACACTCGAAGCTGCCGGCTATAAGGTGGCTATCGTTCCGCAACCCGACTGGCATGGAGACTTCCGTGACTTCAAGAAATTAGGGCGTCCACGCCTCTACTTCGGCATTTCACCTGGTGCAATGGACTCAATGGTGAACAAGTACACTGCCAACCGTCGTCTGCGTTCTGAAGATGCCTATTCGCCTGATGGCAGACACGACCTACGCCCAGAATATCCAAGTATTGTCTATGCCAATATCCTCAAGCAGCTCTATCCCGATGTTCCTATTATCTTAGGTGGCATTGAGGCTTCACTCCGCCGTCTCACCCACTACGACTATTGGAAAGACTGCCTTCGCAAGTGCATTCTCTGTGATGCCCGTGCCGATACGATTATCTATGGCATGGGGGAAAAGCAAGTGGTAAGCATTGCGAAGGAACTGGAAAACGGAGTGAACATCAAAGACTTGAAGTATATCCCACAGACGGTTTATCTCTGTAAGGAAACAGAGATTCCAGACGGAATTAAAGAGGATGACATCGTACTGCATTCACACGAATCCTGCTTACACAATAAGAAATATCAGGCTGAAAACTTCAAACATATAGAGGAAGAGTCTAACAAGAAACACGCACAGCGTATTTTGCAGGCTGTAGACAACGTGTATGCTGTAGTAAACCCACCCTATCCTACAATGACGACAGAGGAGGTGGATGCAGCTTACGACCTGCCTTACACACGTGAACCTCACCCGAAGTATCATGGCAAGACAATCCCGGCCTACGAGATGATTAAGCATAGTGTGAATATCCATCGAGGATGTTTTGGTGGCTGTGCTTTCTGCACCATCTCTGCACATCAGGGTAAGTTCATCAGCTGCCGTTCGAAAGAAAGTATTCTAAAGGAGGTGAAGAAGGTCATTGAAATGCCCGACTTTAAAGGTTATCTCTCCGATCTCGGCGGACCGTCAGCCAATATGTATGGTATGGCAGGAAAGAACCAGAAAGCGTGCGAACACTGCAAGCGTCCCAGCTGCGTGAATCCGGAAATATGTCCTAACCTTGAAACCGACCATACCAAACTGCTTGAAATTTATCACGCAGTAGACAATTTGCCGGGAATCAAGAAGAGCTTTATCGGATCTGGTGTGCGCTACGACCTCCTGCTGCACAAGAGCAAGGACGAGAAGAGTAATGAAGCTGCCAGACAATACACCCGTGAACTGATAACACGCCACGTCAGCGGTCGTTTGAAAGTTGCACCAGAACATACATCAGACCGTGTATTGAAACTTATGCGCAAGCCTTCATTTCAACAGTTCTATGCGTTCAAGAAGATCTTTGACCGCATTAACCGCGAGGAGAATATGCGCCAGCAGATTATTCCTTACTTCATTTCTTCTCACCCTGGCTGCCATGAGGAGGATATGGCGGAACTGGCAGTGCTGACAAAAGACCTTGACTTCCATTTGGAACAGGTGCAGGACTTCACTCCTACCCCTATGACTGTTTCCACAGAAGCATGGTACACGGGCTATGATCCTTATACACTCGAACCAATCTTCTCTGCAAAAACACCGAAGGAGAAACTTGCCCAGCGGCAGTTCTTCTTTTGGTATAAGCCAGAGACACGTCCTGATATTGAACGGGAACTGAAACGAATCGGTCGTAGTGACTTGATAGCCAAGCTGTATAACAATATACCCAAGCACCATCCACGTGCCGTCTATGACCCTAAAGCCATAGGTAGCAGTCCTGGTATTACGCATAAGAAATGTAAAGGGCGTGAAGAGCAGCCAAGTGATATTCGCAGGAAAACAGCCAAACACAATGGTAAACAGCCAAAGAGTTTCAACCCGAGCTTTTCTGGTAACCATCGTCGCAGACAAAAATAA